The genome window AAATACGGGACAGCTTGCGGCGAACATGGCTATTTTCCCATGTTAAACCACTGTTTCCTGTTAACGGTGCAACAGAAACAAAAGTGGTTTCAAGTGGAACACCATACCGGTCAATCGGAATGGTTTTTAATTCAATTCCAATATGGGCGAAATCTTGCTCTGCCTTACTTCCCGCACTCGCGCCTAAATAATATTCCAATAGCATACCAACCCAGCCTTTATCGCGCTTGAGATCCGGAGGAATAGGGATAGCAGCGTGTTGGGCGAGCTCACCAAGCGTGTAGCCAGCAAGAGCTTGCGCTCGGCTCATTAAGGTCGCTTCGTTATCAGGGGGTGGTGGTGCAATAAATGGCGTCATGGTTTGAATAGTAATGTATAAAAAGTAGCCAGTGAAAATACATATAACTCAAGAAGTATAACACTTTTTCTTTGGTATTTTTAACTATCTGATATATAGGGGTATAATATCATTTATTCATCCAAGTTATAAATTATTACAGAGGTTATTCAAGTTCATCCCAAGATAATCACAGGATCATGCACTAGGTTATCCACAGGATTTCTGGATAACTGTGAAAAACAGAGATTACTGTGTGTATTTACAGCCTTGACGAAACGGTTTTTATGACGCAAATCACAAAATATGAGTAAGTTAAGCACATATCTTGTGGATAAATACAACGTTGTTTTGATCTTTGCTCAGTTAAAGTCCTAAGCATTTTAGTTAAAAAAGTCGTCAGTGGATAAAAGGCTATTTTGTTATTTACTTGTTTGATTTATCAGTGATTATTCAATTGTGCTTTTTTTTGATAAAAAAACGGCTTGGGGATATACCCTGATTACCATGAGGTTGTTCACATGGATATCCACAGAAAAAGTGAATAACATCCTTATTATTCATTTCATCTGTTTATAACTATCAATATTTTTCTAGGTTATCCTCAGAGGGTTTAAACCACGCAGATTTAAAATCAAACCAGCCAAAGGTATTCATTCGTACACCGCGCATGGTTTTTTGGCCTTGCAATTCAAGCCAATGATGAAAAACAGGGTGAAAAATTTGCGAGTCAACTAAACTTTCACACCAAGCTTCGACATCTAATTGGTTATTACGCCACTGATTAAGTTCATTGCTGAGAGTGTTATTAAGGCATTGTCGTAGCAATGGCATTTCGTACAAGGTTGCAAAGATGGAAAATTCGAGAGGTTTAAAAAAGTTAGCTGTTGCTAACCAAATATCACTTTTCTCCATTGCCATTAAACCAATCATCGTAATCAATGATATTGATCTTAAGTTCCACACCTTGCATCTGTAAAACCCGTTTCATAATTTGGCTAATTGCATAGAACTCATGGTGGTGGCGATAAAAAGTGACAGTAAGCTCAGTTAAATCTTCAGGCTTGGGAAACAAGGTTAGCATTTTACTGTGATGCCAATGGAGTAACAGGCCATAAGCAGGTGCCCAATGGCGCTGATAAAAAGGTTCGCAATGTGCAAGTAGGTTGACAGGGGTTAAAAAGCTACATAACCACTTACGAACATCTTCACGCTGAGCTATCGGTGAACGCTGATCCATTAACAGGAAATAACAGCCTTCTTCCATACGACTTTCGAGCGAGCCATTATGGTGCTTATCACCATCCATTTTTAATGTTGTACAGACCATTTGCTCAGAGAGTTCAGGAACCACCCAAATGGTCACTTCATCGAGTAGCGCACGATAGCCAAAATAGCGGTCGAAAGCCGTAATGGTCAGCTTTTGTGGCAAGTTTTTTTCTACTTGATAAGGGCCAGTGCCGATTGGGCAACGGCTAAAGTTTTCGAGGCTCTCCCACTCTTTCGGTAAAATGGCGGCATGGTGGCTACCTAATAACCAAGGTAGTTGTTTATCAGGCTCACTTAACGTGATATCAATGACATAAGGCTGCGGTGAGCTAACGGATTGAATATGTGAGAATAGCGGCCAACAGGTTTTTAAGCGTAAAAGGGAATAAATAATATCGTCGGTAACCATTTCTCGCCCATGATGGAAATAAATAGCGGGGCGTAAATAAAAACGCCATTGGGTATCGCTGGTGGATTGCCAATGGTGGGCAAGGCCATCTTCTACTTCCCCTTTTTCCTCATTTATATGGGTAAGGCCATTAAATATTTGGCTCATCAAGTGAATTTCTGAGCGGCGCATTGGCGCACCAGGAAGCAATGTCGGGAAATCTCGATAATAAATAATTCGTAATAAATTCTTACCTTGTCGATAGCTGCGTTCCAGTTCAGACAATACCATTTGACGAATGGTTTCCTTATCACCCACTAGGGCGACAAGTTTTTCAATACTTTCTTCTTTGAGTAGTTGTTCAGCCTGTGCCTGCTGTAGCTCCAAGCCATTAACATGAAAAATAAGGGTAGAGCGTTTTCCTCGACCAGACTCTGCCTGCCAACTAAGCCAACCTTGTGACTGCATATTATTAAGCAGAGTACGGACATGACGGCGAGAGCAAAACAGCGTATCAGCGATGTCTTGTAGTGTTGTTTCACTGTCTTGGCCCTGAAAATGTTGCCAGAGACGAATGAATTGGGTTTGTAATCGCGAATTAGACATAAAAGAGGAACTCCGGCAAAAAATACATCAATTTTAATTTCCTAAATTCTCACGATAATAGAAGGTAGTAAGTAGCTCGTTTGGTCTGCAGTTGCAGGCCGACTCCCCCATTTAGAGTAATGGTGTATTATCACCGAGCCGGTTTTTACCGGCTTTTTTTTATTTTTTCGTCATATTTCTCGTTATAGCTGTGTTAGCTTCGTTCAGCTACCCTAGTCACATACTTATGTATGCTCCTAGGCGTATCCTCACTTGCCGCCTTGCTATAACGCGAACTATTTAGAAAAAATTGTTCAGTTAAAAGCAAAAATCTTATTTTGTTATTAATTATACAGGAAGAAATTAATGGGGAAGTGACTAAGGAGTGTAAAGCTGGTAAATATTGACAGGTTCCGCATTTATGGGAGTAAAAAATCTGAATGTGGGATACTCTAAATAGTTCATGTGGCGTGTAGCCGAGCGATGCTAACACCCACGCCACGTGAAATATGACGAGTATCTTAGCTCATGAATGCAGGGATTTGCTGCTCAAAATCCTTGATTTGGTCGACATGCTGCAACGTCAAACCAATACTATCCAAACCATTCATCATGCAGTGGCGACGGAAGCTATCAATTTCAAAATGATAGGTTTTATCACCCGCAGTTACTGTTTGAGCTTCTAAGTCTACCGTAAACTGGCAACCTTCATGGTCATTAACATAGTTAAACAGTTCATCGACTTCGGTTTCACTTAATTTAATTGGTAATAATTGGTTGTTGAACGAGTTACCATAAAAAATATCAGCAAAACTTGGGGCGATAACCACTTGAATACCAAAGTCAGTCAATGCCCAAGGTGCGTGCTCACGGGATGAACCGCAACCAAAATTTTCGCGAGCCAATAAAATACTTGCCCCTTTGAAAACTGGCTTATTTAAGACGAAATCAGGGTTCGGTTGTTGCCCGTTCTCATCTAAAAAGCGCCAGTCATTAAACAAGTGTTGGCCAAAACCAGTGCGAGTCACTTTTTGCAAAAATTGTTTAGGGATAATGGCATCAGTATCCACATTGGCTGCATCTAAAGGAGCAACAATCCCGACGTGTGTAATAAACTTTTCCATCATTTTCTCCTTAGATTTGAATATCACGTACATCAGCAAAATGGCCATTAATCGCTGCTGCAGCCGCCATTGCTGGGCTAACTAAGTGAGTACGGCCTGCTCGACCTTGGCGACCTTCAAAGTTACGGTTACTGGTTGATGCACAGCGTTCGCCAGGGTTTAAACGGTCGTTATTCATCGCTAAGCACATAGAGCATCCTGGCAAACGCCATTCAAAGCCCGCTTCAATGAAAATTTTATCTAAACCTTCTTGTTCCGCTTGGGCTTTAACAGGGCCAGATCCCGGAACAACGATGGCTTGCACGCCATTGGCAACTTTTTTTCCTTTAGCAATTGCAGCTGCTGCACGTAAATCTTCAATACGCGAATTAGTACATGAACCAATAAATACTTTATCAATTTTTACATCAGATAATTTAATACCGGACTCTAACCCCATGTAAGCTAATGCTTTCTCAGCAGAAGCTCGCTCAACAGGGTCTGCAAATGATTCTGGGGCAGGTATCGGTTGGTTAATGGCAATTACTTGCCCCGGGTTAGTTCCCCATGTGACTTGTGGTGCGATGCTACTTGCTTGAATAGTAATGACTTTATCAAATTGTGCATCATCATCAGTTTTTAACGTTTTCCAATACGCAACCGCGTCGTCCCACTGTTGGCCTTTAGGTGCAAATTGGCGACCTTTCATATAGGCAAAGGTGGTTTCATCTGGTGCGATAATCCCCGCTTTCGCACCTAATTCAATAGCCATGTTGCATACCGTCATACGGCCTTCCATGCTCAAGTTTTCGATGGCTTCACCGCAAAACTCGACAATATAGCCAGTACCGCCTGCGCTGCCAGTTGTACCGATAATCGCTAAAACGATATCTTTTGCGGTAATGCCAGCAGGAGCTTTGCCGACGACTTCAATTTTCATTGTTTTAGCGCGTGCTTGTTTCAGTGTTTGAGTCGCCATCACGTGCTCAACTTCTGACGTCCCGATACCAAAGGCTAATGAGCCAAATGCACCGTGTGTTGCGGTGTGGGAGTCTCCACACACAATAGTCATTCCCGGCAAAGTAATACCTTGCTCGGGCCCATCACATGGACAATACCTTGGTATGGGTGATTCAAATCATATAAAGTTACGCCAAACTCTTTACAGTTTTTCATTAACTCTTGCATTTGAATACGAGCCATATCGCCACAAGCATTAATATCTTTGGTTTGCGTCGATACGTTGTGATCCATGGTGGCAAATGTTTTACTTGGTTGATGCAATGGGCGTTTTTTAGTTCTCAAACCATCAAATGCTTGAGGTGATGTCACTTCATGTACCAAGTGACGATCGATATAAATCAAAGGGATTTCATTTTCGACCTCACGGACAACGTGGGCATCATACAATTTTTTGATATAAAGTCTTGGCCATGTTAAACCCCTTCTGCAATATAACGAGCAATAATATCGCCCATTTCACTGGTACTTATTGACTGACCTGCACCTGCTAAGTCTGATGTTCTATAACCTTCTTCTAAGGCTTTATTGACTGCACGCTCGATGGTATCTGCCGCATCCGTTTGGTCTAAGCTAAATCTTAACAGCATGGAAGCAGATAAAATTTGTGCA of Providencia rettgeri contains these proteins:
- the mutH_2 gene encoding Methyl-directed mismatch repair protein, which encodes MTPFIAPPPPDNEATLMSRAQALAGYTLGELAQHAAIPIPPDLKRDKGWVGMLLEYYLGASAGSKAEQDFAHIGIELKTIPIDRYGVPLETTFVSVAPLTGNSGLTWENSHVRRKLSRILWFPIEGERQIPLSQRRVANPINLEPVPA
- the sgrR_1 gene encoding HTH-type transcriptional regulator sgrR, whose translation is MIGLMAMEKSDIWLATANFFKPLEFSIFATLYEMPLLRQCLNNTLSNELNQWRNNQLDVEAWCESLVDSQIFHPVFHHWLELQGQKTMRGVRMNTFGWFDFKSAWFKPSEDNLEKY
- the sgrR_2 gene encoding HTH-type transcriptional regulator sgrR — protein: MSNSRLQTQFIRLWQHFQGQDSETTLQDIADTLFCSRRHVRTLLNNMQSQGWLSWQAESGRGKRSTLIFHVNGLELQQAQAEQLLKEESIEKLVALVGDKETIRQMVLSELERSYRQGKNLLRIIYYRDFPTLLPGAPMRRSEIHLMSQIFNGLTHINEEKGEVEDGLAHHWQSTSDTQWRFYLRPAIYFHHGREMVTDDIIYSLLRLKTCWPLFSHIQSVSSPQPYVIDITLSEPDKQLPWLLGSHHAAILPKEWESLENFSRCPIGTGPYQVEKNLPQKLTITAFDRYFGYRALLDEVTIWVVPELSEQMVCTTLKMDGDKHHNGSLESRMEEGCYFLLMDQRSPIAQREDVRKWLCSFLTPVNLLAHCEPFYQRHWAPAYGLLLHWHHSKMLTLFPKPEDLTELTVTFYRHHHEFYAISQIMKRVLQMQGVELKINIIDYDDWFNGNGEK
- the leuD gene encoding 3-isopropylmalate dehydratase small subunit, with product MEKFITHVGIVAPLDAANVDTDAIIPKQFLQKVTRTGFGQHLFNDWRFLDENGQQPNPDFVLNKPVFKGASILLARENFGCGSSREHAPWALTDFGIQVVIAPSFADIFYGNSFNNQLLPIKLSETEVDELFNYVNDHEGCQFTVDLEAQTVTAGDKTYHFEIDSFRRHCMMNGLDSIGLTLQHVDQIKDFEQQIPAFMS
- the leuC_1 gene encoding 3-isopropylmalate dehydratase large subunit, translating into MTIVCGDSHTATHGAFGSLAFGIGTSEVEHVMATQTLKQARAKTMKIEVVGKAPAGITAKDIVLAIIGTTGSAGGTGYIVEFCGEAIENLSMEGRMTVCNMAIELGAKAGIIAPDETTFAYMKGRQFAPKGQQWDDAVAYWKTLKTDDDAQFDKVITIQASSIAPQVTWGTNPGQVIAINQPIPAPESFADPVERASAEKALAYMGLESGIKLSDVKIDKVFIGSCTNSRIEDLRAAAAIAKGKKVANGVQAIVVPGSGPVKAQAEQEGLDKIFIEAGFEWRLPGCSMCLAMNNDRLNPGERCASTSNRNFEGRQGRAGRTHLVSPAMAAAAAINGHFADVRDIQI
- the leuC_2 gene encoding 3-isopropylmalate dehydratase large subunit encodes the protein MYDAHVVREVENEIPLIYIDRHLVHEVTSPQAFDGLRTKKRPLHQPSKTFATMDHNVSTQTKDINACGDMARIQMQELMKNCKEFGVTLYDLNHPYQGIVHVMGPSKVLLCRE
- the leuB_1 gene encoding 3-isopropylmalate dehydrogenase, which translates into the protein MYEPAGGSAPDIAGKNIANPIAQILSASMLLRFSLDQTDAADTIERAVNKALEEGYRTSDLAGAGQSISTSEMGDIIARYIAEGV